A genome region from Gouania willdenowi chromosome 9, fGouWil2.1, whole genome shotgun sequence includes the following:
- the neflb gene encoding neurofilament light chain b encodes MTSSGFDHFFPTSYKRRGVMRSAGYGAGGGIVSRTTYSTQSAPSYASSRRNYPVYTRASSSYSNVLSSPVSVSVTELRLDQAAQVNSEFKALRTQEKAELQDLNDRFANFIERVHELEQQNKLLETELLLLRQRQTEPSNLRALFEHEIRQLQAAVDEARHEKQAAQDHKDEMKNVLKNLQKRYEDELLCREEADGRMMDARKEADEAALGQAELEKRVENLLDELAFLKRLCESEIAELQAQIQYSAQVSVEMEINKPDLSSSLREIRTQYEKLAHRNLQSAEEWFCNKMDVVTVASARNVESARNAKDEAGEYRRVLKARTLEIDACREMNQALENQLQDMEEKQSAEISALQDTINQIEDELRVNKNDMARYLKDYQDLLNVKMALDIEIAAYRKLLEGEETRLSAAETGPVSVYSQSMYAAPSYGKVQESTRSLLSSAAPYLMSSRLYTSLSNEEMISSSQAQQAEARPAEEEKGEEEEEDEEEEKEGEEEDEEDEEAEDEQGEDEEEEEKEEEKEEATQEVDEEANEEGEIDGGEKEEDEEAGGESQQQEEEDDVQKEKSQKADKDEPEKEKETEAEKKTGKTSDKKN; translated from the exons ATGACTTCTTCTGGCTTTGACCATTTCTTTCCTACTTCTTACAAGAGGAGAGGAGTGATGCGCAGTGCAGGGTATGGAGCCGGTGGAGGAATAGTATCTAGGACCACCTACTCCACCCAGTCTGCTCCTTCTTATGCATCTTCACGCAGAAACTACCCTGTGTACACCCGCGCTTCTTCCAGCTACTCCAACGTGCTTTCTTCTCCAGTGTCAGTATCTGTTACTGAACTACGCCTTGACCAAGCAGCTCAAGTAAACTCTGAGTTTAAAGCACTGAGAACCCAAGAGAAGGCAGAACTGCAAGACCTGAATGACCGCTTTGCAAACTTCATTGAGAGGGTCCATGAGCTGGAACAGCAGAACAAGTTACTGGAGACCGAACTCCTGCTTCTCAGGCAGAGGCAGACGGAGCCCTCCAACCTCAGAGCCTTGTTTGAGCATGAGATTCGCCAGCTCCAGGCTGCTGTGGACGAGGCCCGTCATGAAAAGCAAGCAGCTCAAGACCACAAAGATGAGAtgaaaaatgtcctgaaaaacttgcaaaaacgCTATGAGGATGAATTGCTCTGCAGAGAGGAGGCAGATGGCAGGATGATGGATGCCAGAAAGGAGGCAGATGAAGCAGCACTGGGTCAGGCTGAGCTGGAGAAAAGAGTTGAAAATCTTTTGGATGAGCTAGCCTTCCTAAAGCGCCTGTGTGAGAGTGAAATAGCTGAGTTGCAGGCCCAAATTCAGTACAGTGCTCAGGTGTCTGTTGAGATGGAGATCAACAAGCCCGACTTGTCATCTTCTCTCCGTGAGATCAGGACACAGTATGAAAAGTTGGCACATCGCAACCTTCAATCAGCTGAAGAATGGTTCTGCAATAAGATGGACGTGGTGACAGTTGCTAGTGCTCGCAACGTAGAGAGTGCAAGAAATGCCAAAGATGAGGCAGGAGAGTATCGTCGGGTGCTCAAAGCACGAACACTAGAGATTGATGCTTGTCGAGAGATGAACCAAGCACTTGAAAACCAGCTGCAGGACATGGAGGAAAAACAAAGTGCTGAGATATCTGCACTGCAG GATACAATAAATCAAATTGAGGACGAGTTGAGGGTAAACAAGAATGACATGGCTCGATACCTAAAAGATTATCAAGATCTTCTGAATGTGAAGATGGCACTGGATATTGAAATAGCAGCATACAG GAAGCTGCTTGAAGGAGAAGAAACTCGTTTAAGTGCTGCAGAAACCGGACCTGTCTCTGTTTACTCCCAATCCATGTACGCAGCTCCATCATATGGAAAAGTACAGGAGTCAACTCGTTCTCTGCTGAGCTCTGCAGCTCCATATCTGATGAGTTCTCGCCTATATACATCCCTCTCCAATGAGGAGATGATATCTTCAAGTCAGGCTCAGCAAGCAGAAGCAAGGCCTGCTGAAGAAGAGAAGggtgaggaggaagaggaggatgaagaagaagaaaaagagggggaagaggaagatgaggaggatgaggaggcaGAGGATGAGCAGggggaggatgaagaggaggaggaaaaagaagaagaaaaagaggaagCAACACAAGAAGTAGACGAAGAAGCTAATGAGGAAG GAGAGATAGATGgcggagaaaaagaagaagatgagGAAGCAGGTGGAGAGAGCCAACAAcaagaggaagaggatgatgTGCAGAAAGAAAAGAGTCAGAAAGCAGACAAGGACGAGcctgagaaagagaaagaaacagAGGCTGAAAAGAAAACTGGGAAAACCTCAGATAAGAAAAATTAG